AATTTAATTCTAGAATAGACTTGGAACAGCATTAGCATTTGGAATGTAATTAAGGGTTTGTATCGCattgtttctgtgtttttttagTGTTTCTGAGTCTGATTCAGTTTTAtgagtttttgtattttttagtgTTTATGGGTCCTGAAATATTGTCTGGTAACGTTGAAAACTTGTATGGATCACACTTAAAGtccgtttggtaacacttctgtTCCAAAACAGGTGTTTTGTgtctttatcatttttttctatttctatgcTAGAAACATGTTTCTAGGctctaaaatggtgtttggtaaacttATTCCAGAAACATttaaagaacagaaaaacaatACAAATCCGTTTGGTAAAATCTATTCTTAAACACATTTTACCAAATTAATGAATTATTACAGAAATATCATTACTTAACTAaactttatttaaaattaaaatgaaaacatCTACCATAATGACAATATCCGGAGATACATTACACACAAAAATTTAAagcctaagaaaaaaaaaaacatcatttttAAAACTACAATATTCCAAATCCTCAAACAGTATTTTCAATTTATTACAAAATCACAAGAATTGCATCAATCTTCTGTCTCGTTTAACTCCAACTTCTTCATTGCACTGAGAACATCAAGCTCTTCGTATTTTGAAATGAAAACAAACTATATAATATTAAAGATAAATGCAGCATATTGAATTGATAAAATAAACTCCCAAGTTAATattgaaatgaaaaataaactcCCATGACtaagacaaaataaaataaaaaaaagttatcaCAGCCATAGAAAGTATTGTTAAACTCCCTATTACATAACGCAATCATCTATGTACTAACTGTGACATTCCAACTTCCCTTACCAGTACATTAGCAATTCGAATCCTAGTTTCATTAATCTCTCTAGCCCGGTTACGCTGACTTGTCTGTGATACTGGAGGGACATAGTCTTGATGAGGGGGGTTAAGTTCATCAGGGTCTACCTCTGCTAGGTCATTGTCTAGTCTCATAAATTCTTCATCTTTAAAATGTTCATCTCTGATGAAGTTATGCAGTCCACAACATGCTAGCATAATGTAAGATTGACCTTGCAAAGAGTAACCATTCATTTGTCTTAACAACTTGAATTTGTTCTTCAAAACTCCAAATGTACGTTCTATGACATTCCTAAGAGATGAATGCCTATAATTGAATAATTCCTTTGCTGTTGTTGGTCTTCTCTTGTTCCCTCTATAGTCTGGTAGATGGTACATCTCACCTCTAAATGGAGTTAGATATCTGGTTTGACTTGCATACCCGGAATTGACAACATAATACTTCCCTACAAGTAGAAGTATTTACATTATTACACAATGTACACAAATGTATTGTGTATGACTGAAATGGTTCTTAAAAAATATCTTGAGGTGGATGAGGAAAATTCAAATCTGGATTGCTCCTTGCTGCTTCAAAGACTCTGCAATCATTCACACTTCCTTCCCATCCTGTATACACAAATGTGAATCGCATATCAAAAGAACATATACACATCACATTTTGTGTAGTGATCCCCTTTCGATTTCTATATCGGATTTGATCTCTTCGTGAGACTATCGCATGAATGTGAGTACCATTTATGGCACCAATGCAATCCTAAGACAGAAGTAaaatgaaaaagtgaaaaaaaaaaaaaaaagttacataTCAATATAAGAGGAAATGTCTGGGACTTGAGCATATATATAATATCCAAGTTTACTTTAAAGTATGGATAGTATTTGGGATTCTGTTCAATCTCTTTGGGTACTCGATTGAAATTTGGTGGTTTGATCTTCTCCTTGGCCAACCTCCGCATTGCAACcaatacattttaaaaaatgcGGCTAATTGTTTCTCCCGAGTGTTGGAACTTACTCTGTATATCCCTATTGCTTGCACATTTACCAACTATCCAAAGGAACATTGCAATTTATTCATCAACACGTATATAACGTACGTCCGCCAACCAACCCCTATGAGTCACCCATGAACATAGGTTTTCAAAAACATGCTTCTCCATCCTAAATTCTTCATAACATATGGTTGGGTGCCCATTCAACATGTCATTGACCAACACAGAACCTTGATATATACTAGTTTTACAAGGTTCCCTATCACGAAGCAACAAACTCAATAGCGAAATTACATGAAAAAGTACGACATCTTCATCACTGGATGAATCATCTAAATTATCTGAAGATATTAACATAACtgcaacaaaaataaataactataaAATTGAGAGACATTAAAACATAATAGTCAGTGTCATACCACAAATAAGGTAAATATAGTAAAACTTAAACAATCTCAACAATCAAACATAAATCTAAGTAcgaaataaaacaattaaaaagacAAACACACTTGTTCAAATAGTATCAAATAAAACATCTTCTGCAAAACTAAGGGCACTACTTTAAACCATCAAGTATCCAAGCCATTTTTTCAGGTTTAGCTGTAATAAAGATCTCCCTCTATACTGGATCAACACACATACGATCAATAGCCTTCACGTACTGGTCCTTAGGAACATCATCAATGTTGTCCAGTATAGCTTGACAAGCACTAGTACTATATTCTGATGTAGCACGAGCTCCTCGAATTGGAGATGCGGCAGAAGTACTCGTCGCCTTCCCCATTTTTCAATTCATATATCTACCAAGTTGGTTCAATGAAGTTACTGCATCTCCAGTCAGACTCTTTTTCCTACAGGCTGATGGTGTACTATCATGGGCTCTTTTGTTCGAGTTCGAATTCTCGTTTTCCTCAAAATCATCTATATCATCATGGAATCTCTCAGTGGGGGGAGGTGTATACACTCTATCCATATTATCTTCATTATCCTCTGTCATGTCAATAATAGGATCGGTGTTGCACGATCCTATATTCCCCCGTGCATATGAGTCTCAAAAAATGATACACAGCTCTGGCCAATAGGATaatctatttttcttaaatttagaCCATGTTAGACCATGTTGGATTTGCCTGAAAAATATAATAACaatatataagattaattacataacaaattataattaattaataatgtaGATGATTACCTAAATAATGTCTATATATGTTTATCTGTATTGCTCTATCCCAGACTGACTCATCATCAACTGTGGCTGTCCTTGTCATGGAATTCCAACCAAAACCCGTTGTATCTAGTAGTTTCTTAAAGTTATTGTATTCTGTCCGCAGTTTGTAAATCTTATTATACAATTGTTCCTTTGAAATGGCACATCCCAGATAATTCTCCATACGGGTTTTAATGTCATTCCAACCAGTTTTGTTGAATGTACTAGCAGTCTTATTCCGTGTTTCACATTATCAATCATGAAttcaatgaaattttttaaCTCAACTTGTGTCCACTTAACATTGTCAATGTTACTACTAGCCATATGTCCTGTATATAACAAATCAAATACATGCAAGGAAAATGCTAATCACATTTCACAACAATTAATTGATGATACTCCAAGCTAGCAACCCTAGAGTAGTTGATGATACAAGCAAGGACCTACAGTAACTTTCAGATCGATaatcaagaaataaaatagagCAGCAGAGAATATTAACTCAATATGCACTATTGAGTCCTCCTGGCTACAATGAATAATTCATTCTCTATCAAAAAATTTGCTTTTAGATAACATGAGAGAATATTAACTGTTGCtgcttctcccttcccccatctTCTTTATATCAGCCTTACCTGTTTACTTACCCTGCAAacccacttctctctctctctctctctctccctctctgtgtGTGTGCCTGTCTGAATGTGTACTGTACAATGCAATCCTAAGAGTAAACAAATCTTGTCATGTGTCTCACTCTTTAACCAAATAAGGTCTACTAGACTAACTGCTCTCCCCATGCTCCACATGTGTGTGTtgtttataggggaagagagagaaacaaagagagagagagagagaaggttccATGTTGTGGCCTTGTGGGTCTTATGAGAACAGATAGAAATATCCATAGTCGACCATTAATGAGAAGTGGGTCCAGACACTCACCTAATCTGAAGACATAATTctcctcttttcccttttctccaaTCCCTTTatattctcctttcttttctcagtAACCCTCTTTCCATTTCATCACCTtttatattcccccccccctctccttctCCCCAAACACAACCCTCTTTAAGTCTTACAATATACAAACTACATCTTTCTCCTAAAGATCCATTCACAAAACCCTTCTGCTTCCCAAAGGCCtcaagcttttttttcttttaataagtGCATTATGTTCACACACCTCTGTTTCTTAGTTCAGTCTATCATACCCCATGACTCGACATTACTTCTCCATGTTTGTACCCTTCCCTGTCGTTCTCTCCTCACACCCTTCACAGACAAGTTCAGTACCTCACAAATCTCCCATTTATAATGTACTAACAGCTGCCAGTACCcacctctcaagtctcaactcaacttcttatcctttttctctttgttttctcagTTGGCTGCTTTCTGTCTTCTTTCCTTAGTTTGGGTTAATGGGTCTATGTAGAAGGCTTGGAATTCTACTTCTTCTGTGGTGGTTCTTCTTGTCCAGGTTAAGCCCAGGTCTCAAATTTTAGGCTACTTCTTTGGGTTCTTGCCAAGATCAATGCCAATCCCACCTTCTGGTCCTTCCAAGCAACACAACGACATGGGCTTACAGAGTCGGCAGTCACCATGAAGATACATAGATaaatatatagatagataggaAGAAATGTGAAGACTGATCAAAGGGAAGGTTGGGTTAtcttttggtcttttttttttcttttgatttttgattagtGGTATTAGTTACCAGAGAATATAGAAATCTCTTTCTCCCTGTTTTAACAGATATTCAAATCTTAACAATCTTAACAGTCATAAATCTTACCATTAATCTCTAATTTGGTATAAAACTTCATATCATGGAAGAGATTACAGATTTTAGAGTATGTAGCTGCTTGCTTTCCACTGGTTTTAGATCTAAAGTTGCAAGCCAATAATTTTTTGCAGTTTTGCACGGCCATTCTTGACTTTCTATATATAAAACAAATAGCAACAATCTGGAAATACCATAGCTGTCTACAACCTATGAAGATTGGAGATCCATAAAGAGTCTAAACAAAGTACGCCTACAACCTATGAAGATTGGAGATCCATAAAGAGTCTAAACAAAGTACGCCTATCTACTACCATATTGTCATGGATTATTATTAGATTCCGTTCTCACAAATGGTTTTTGTCTGAGAAGACAAAGGCCATGACAGTATACACTTCTATCAGAGAAGGGGTTGTTTGACAAATATGACGTTGCAGAGAGGGGTTTTACCTGTGAAGCTTGGATCGGTGCAGAATTTGTGACTCGAACTTGGATCGTTGGGAAAAGCCACACAATCAGTACTTGGATTTTTAGTAGTTTCTGCAAAAAAACAGAGTACAAGGCTTATATAAAtttaacaaaagaagaagaagaagaagaagagcaaaggaagaagagaagaagcagagCAGATAGGGAGTCACTCGTTGGAGAAGACAATGGAGATAGCGAGTCTCTCTCGTTGAAGAAGACAATGGAGATAAGGAGTCTCTCTCGTTGGACTCTCGTTGAAGAAGACAATGGAGATAGGGAGTCTCTCTCGTTGGAGAAGACAATGGAGATAGGGAGTCTCTCTCGTTGAAGGAGTCCTTCGCTGGTGTCCAAGAATTATCGGGCACAAATTCTCTAGTTTGTTTCAATTGAAGAGTTTCAAAACTGAAGAAACAAGGTTTACCTTGTTTCATAATTTTGtgttttacttgttttttttacCCGGTTTGTTTCACTAGCATATAAAAACAGACCGGTGGACTCAAACGGTAGATTCCGTTTTTTTATACCAGTAGCATAGAAAACCACCAAAAACATAAAACAGAAGCGTTACCAAATGGGCTCCTAACAGAATCGTTTCTGGTGTTTacaaaaaattaagtaaaatgCCACATTGATTTATTATTATGAGTCAAACATTAGCACATAATCGAAGCCATAGCCACCAGCTCAATGTTTAGAGGAGGTATTTTGGAGGTCTCCAGAAACTGAATTGGTGAAGAAACTCAGATTATCATGAGTCACCTAACAGTCCACCCTCAATAAAGATCCTCAAAGCCCAAACTCCCAAATAGTCTGTTCATATAATGTTATCGATTGCAATTCACCAAGGAAGAATCACAGAAAAACAGTTGAAATGGAAGCAAGGAGCTTttcatcaagaaaaaaaacataaaaacctATTCAAGTTTGAAATCCCTAAGAAATCTGGAAGCTGACATCCCTGATGAAACGCTTTGGAACCTACAAGAGCTCTAATAAACCCATTCACAATGCCTCTTCAAACCTGACGTTTTtccatgcaaaaaaaaaatgcaagcaGAAATACTCTGGCTGCTTTGATTGTTTGAAAACATTTGTATATGCATCATCTATTGATCTCCATTCTTTAGATATGTTTAACTACATATTCTAGTGGGCTTGAGAAACTAGAACCCATCACAaaagtaaaatattttttccaaaatgAGAGAAGAGAACCCATCAAAGAGCTAACCAAAGCTATGCAAGTTCGTGAAtagaaataggaaaagaaaacaaaaacaaagaaaggggaagggctcttctcttctcagaaTCGTTTTCCAGGTTATAGCAGTCGTCGATTttgtttgtgaaaccctagggtttcaagaaagggaaagggCAGGAGAAGTCATTGAGAGTTGCAATGATCGGTGAGAATTGTAACAGTTGTTGAGAGTTCAGGGGTCGTCCTCATTCTCTTCGTATTGAGTAGAGGACAGTGGCTCTTTTCTTTTCACCTCCGTTTTCCAAAGAATGGATATGGTAAAAAGATATGGAAATAGAGTTTTGTTGTTTTATTgccaaaagacaaaaataacccCCACTTACTTAAGTGAAGCAGGTGTTTCTCCGTCATTTTGCTAGAAGCATTTCTCACATGCAAAAAACACCAatttggtttttctcaaatatgGATCAAAAGTGTGCCAAGTGCCCGGTTcgttttaaaaaatagaaaagcaaACCGAACATACCATAAAGAGCCCGTTTGATAACGCTTCTGTTTCAGAACAGGTGTTTTTtacctttatcatttttttatgtttctgtgCTAGAAACGTGTTTCGGGGctctaaaatggtgtttggtaaattTGTTCCAGAAACGTTTTTAGAACAGAAAAACAACACAAATCCgtttggtaaaatctgttcTGAAACACCTTTTACCAAATTAATGAAttattacagaaatgccattaCTTGACTAAACTTACTTAAAATTAAGATGAAAACATTCACCATGTATGACCATCCAAAAaggatcttggtggattcgaaccaccatccccttagaacatgcttgagacatactcatgttccaagtgctctatcaatttgagctaaagacccaacaagtagtgtttgaaatttacaagtaactCAATTCTTGTTATTCATTGCAGTCAACTTACTTCAAATAGAGTTTGAAATTTACGAGTAACCCaattttgaagagaaagaacaaaatcAATTGTCTCTTCAATGAAAGGaatttgaataataatcatTATAAAACAAGTCACCGGTAGAGGGAGTAGGTGTTTGGCATTAAGAGTGTAAATACCCAGTTGAGAAGGCCAATAGGGATGGTAAATAACATGAAAGAGTAAGCACAACAAAGTGGGGGAGAGGTGTCATGGTCAATTTTATAATCTCTTTTAGGAAAGACAAACCTAAGATGCCTCTTCTTTTCTTAAGAGTGTTTTTTCACCGTAGCAGATGGATCACTTGTGCTGCTTTGCAACATCAGTCCAAATACTTAAAAGTGTTTTTTCACCGTAGCAGTGCTCGATTAATTCGTTGCCTTGGCATCTTGTATTGAATCTGTTTCATAGTATTTTAAAGAGGACTGATCTGTGCAGGTACAATTTTTTGTCAACTAGAAAATGCTTTTGGTTCATCTTAATTGCAAGGTCTAGTCATTGAATTCATTATCTTCTTAGTTAATCTGGTTTTGCAGTTTCTTGTTTAACGTGATTCAAGGACAGATGATTTTGTTTAGGAGCAATACATTTAGATAGCTTCAAGGACAAATCTGATTGCTTAAGAATTATACATTTATTTAAGAATGATATGTCAATATAGCTAATGGAACACCCAACTGCTTCTTTCTGTTACATTCATTTAAGAATTATATCTATTGACAAGTAAAAATTTTCAGGTCTCTCCATCCTATGTGCTTCTTATGTTCTGTTCCAACTTTATTGTTGAATATGTATACTCGGTTCTCAAATCATGAGAGGTATAGcttatgaagaagaagacccaTTTCTCTTCCCTAACCAGCTCTCCCCACTTCACTTCAGGTATAGCTTCTTGATCAGATTATtatattctctttctcttcttttcaattAACCTaatctttcaattatttgtttcttttcatgtttGTTGAAGTGGATACTACCCTCCACTGAACTGGGAATGGGACTGGGAATTTCCTATCCATGAGAGTCTGTTTGATCCCATACCTTTAATTGAGAATCTTCCCACTTACCCTTTAATGAAAACCTTACCCACTAATGGAGGTAATCATCTACTTTAAGTTTTCTAATTTCTTTGACTTCCATGGCTTCTTAATCCATTTATCTATCCATCCATCACTGTTTTATTTATGTGTTTGTAGAGGATTTTCTCATTGGAGGTGGTGAGGATTTGAGGAAAGAGATAGTTTTGTATGGTAATAGTAGTGACAGAGAAGGTGGTGAGGATTTGAGGAAAGATAAGAGGAAGAGATCAGACAGAGAACAGAAGACCAATGGCTCTAGTGAGTTAACCAGGGAAGCCATTTCCAGTTATTTCTATATGCCAATCACACAAGCTACAAAGGAGCTTAATGTTGGCTTGACCCTCTTCAAGAAGAGGTGTAGGGAATTGGGTATCAATAGGTGGCCTCATCGGAAGTTGATGAGCCTCCAAACCCTAATAAAGAACATCCAGGTaggtacctctctctctcttttattggTCACTTAGGAACTAAGAGATTTGTTTCTACTTAGGAActaagagaggaaggagaagagagcgAAGCACATCTAAGGCAAGCAGTGGAGTTATTAGAGCAAGAGAGGAAGCTAATGGAGGAGATGCCGGACTTAAAGCTTGAGGAGAAGACTAAGAAGCTAAGACAAGCATCCACAGCAATTGTCATCTATCATCTTAAATGAACTACACAAAATTCATCCACAGCAAAACCATGAAAAATAAGCTACTTTCACAtaagaaacaagaaacaaatcCCTGTAAGTTCCTCCTAATAACCCCACTTATACTTTCAAGGTTTGATTCAACATACAGAATAAAGACCACATTGTTACTTCAGAAAAGATTGCCAAGTTCTTTTTTAGGGAATTCAAAATTGATAATGGTGGTGGTAAATTGCACAATTGCAATTTTTGGAAATAAACCTCACACCCAGACAAAACATCTGCCTTCCTGTTTTCTTTTTGACTAATAATCTCTAACATTGACCTAAAGATTTGAAACTCTAATTTTTAAATACGCCACATATGCTACTTTCAcattagaaagaagaaacaaatccCTGTAAATTCCTCCTAATAACCTCACTATACCTCAGTGTTTGATTGAATATACAAAATAACGACAAACCTGCTACTTTAGAAAAGATAGTGCCAAGCTCTTTTTTGGGGGAATGATAGCGCCAAGTCAAAATAGAACATGGTTGTGGCACATTGCTAACAATTCCCCGTGGAAATCCTACTGAAAACCTAATTTACCACAAACCACTACATTTAACCAAGTCTTGTGTGCCCACATCCAAACCAAAAATGGTTTTGGTCTGAGAAGACAAAGGCCATGGAGCTTGGATCGATGGTCTGAGAAGACAAAAGCCATGATAGTATACACTTCTATCAGGGAAGGGGTTGTTTGACAAATATGAGGTCGCAGAGAGGTGTTTTACCAGTGAAGCTGGGATCGGTGCAGAATTTGTGACTCGAACTTGGATCGTTGGGAAAAGCCACACAATCAGTACTTGGATTTTTAGAGTTTCTGCAAAAAACAGAATACAAGGCTTATATAAATTTAACAGAATGTCACGTTTCTTTATTAGGATTTGTTTTAATGGTTTGTTTGTGGTTTTTATTAGTTTGTGATTGTTGTGGTGCCATGCTGCAGCCACGTAGAAGTAGTAGAGTTGGGTTGGGAATGTCTTTGAGATTATTTCATTCGTTTAGGATTGTTTGTTAGAGTCCATTACGTTAAAGAGTCCTGGTTGTAGTCTGGTTGTGATCCCTATATTAGTTTAATCATCTAATGAGAAAGCAACGAGAATTATATTGCAAATTGAGCCTTGCTCGAGGAGATCCCCCCTGAAGTGGGATACAATATTATTTTCTAGTTCTTCTTCCTAAAATCTCCAGGGTCGTACtatctggtatcagagcggtTTTGTCCATGGCAGAAGGAACCCGAACTCAGCAGTGTTTGGAAGCCGAGATCGCTAAACTCTCCGCCAAACATGATGAGAGCCTCAAAGAGATTAAGCAGCTGATTACCTCTATGGATAATCAGTTTGCTGCCATAGACCTTAAGTACGACCAGCTTGCCGCGTCCGTTGCTTCTCCTCAGTCGAACACTCCAATCGCCAGTCATGAAGCTAGCCACTCCCAGCGTTTTGGTACTCCCTAAGGTCCGATTCAAACCAAGTTTGGAAAGgttgaatttccaaaatttgATGGGGAAGATCCCTTGGGCTGGATCTATCGAGTGGAGCAATtctttgtttataaccaaatcACGAAGGACAACAAGGTTGCCTTAGCCCTATTCATCTAGAACGGAAAGCCTTGCAGTGGTTCCGTTGGTTCGAAAGTATCCATAGCCGAGTTGGATGGAAAGCCTTGGTGGACGCCTTGTGCATTCGGTTTGGTCCCAATACCCTTGAAGACTTCACCGGTGCTCTTACTAAACTCCGCCAAACCACCACAGTGAAGGCATATCAAGAACAATTCGAAGAGTTGGCTACCCGCACCAACAGCCTCACTGATGAATTTTTCATCAGTTGTTTTATCAGCGGTCTGAAGGATGAGATTCGAATGACTGTTCAGATGTTCAAACATAGCACCATTAGTCAGGCCTTAGGGCTTGCATGCCTCCAAGAAGATAATGCCGAGGCCCTTCATCGACAGCGAAGCAGGCTCACTCCAGCCCCACGTACACCTCTTAACTGCTCCACCAAATCACAAATAATACCTGCAACGACTTCTTCATCCCTCCCCTTTAAGCAGCTCACCCAGTCGGAGATGAACGCCCGACGCGAAAAGGGACTTTGCTTCAATTGTGATGAAAGATTCACCACTGGTCCTCGATGTAAAACCAAGCAACTTTTCCTACTTGAGGCTGGAGGATCCAATTCAGAAAATGATCTAGGCGATCCAGATTTGCCGGACGATGGTACTCACAATGCCGAGAATGATGTTCAGATCTCCTTTCATGCCCTCATGGGCTCACCATCACCCCGTACCATGCGCGTACACGGCTATGTTAAGCGCCGACCAGTATCGATTTTGATTGACTCCGGCAGTACCCACAACTTCCTCAATCCAAGGGTCGCCAAGCGTACTAGTTGCACAGTTCAGCCCACGCACCCACTCTGAGTGAAAGTGGCCAATGGCGAACAGCTGCTCAGTAACTCGATCTGTCCTGACCTCCGCTAGTTTCTGCGTGAGAAGGAATTCTCAGCGGCTACTCGACTCTTACCTCTTGATGGGTATGACATCGTCCTAGGTATCCAATGGCTCACCACTCTTGGCGATATTATATGGAATTTTGAGAAGTTACGCATGGAATTTTGGTTGAATGGGCATAGGCATGTGATGAGAGGTGCTCAAAGTGGAGATTTGAAGGCCGTTGGGCGTGAGGAGATGAGCCGCACTATACAAAAGCATGGATAGTGTGCCTTTGCCACTCTCTATTCTATTACTTCAACCTCCACTCATGACAAGGTTAACCCTCCACCATTGACCGAACTGTTACTTGAGTTTGCTCTAATTTTTGACGAACCACACGACCTGCCAACAGAGCATGCTCAAGACCATTGTATCCCCATGCTGCCAGGCACGACACCCATCAACGTGCGCCCTTACAAGTATCCATATATGCAAAAAAATGATATTGAAAAACTTGTTCAGGAAATGCTACAATCTGGGATCATCCGCCCAAGTGTCAGCCCTTTTTCCTCGCCCATTCTTTTAGTACGGAAAAAGGACAACGCGTGGCGGTTCTGTGTTGATTACAGGGCCCTAAATCAAGTCATTGTGAAAGATAAGTTCCCTATTCCAGCCATTGACGAATTGTTGGATGAGCTTCACGGCGCCCAATTGTTTTCCAAGCTTGATCTTTGATCAGGTTTTCATTAGATTCAGGTTTACCCACCTGACATTTTGAAAATGGCGTTTCGTACTCATAAAgggcattatgaatttttagtcaTGCCTTTCGGCTTGACTAACGCCCCTTCGACTTTCCAGTGCCTCATGACGGAGATCTTTAAGCCCATCCTTCACCGTTTCG
The nucleotide sequence above comes from Telopea speciosissima isolate NSW1024214 ecotype Mountain lineage chromosome 3, Tspe_v1, whole genome shotgun sequence. Encoded proteins:
- the LOC122655321 gene encoding protein RKD1-like is translated as MRGIAYEEEDPFLFPNQLSPLHFSGYYPPLNWEWDWEFPIHESLFDPIPLIENLPTYPLMKTLPTNGEDFLIGGGEDLRKEIVLYGNSSDREGGEDLRKDKRKRSDREQKTNGSSELTREAISSYFYMPITQATKELNVGLTLFKKRCRELGINRWPHRKLMSLQTLIKNIQELREEGEESEAHLRQAVELLEQERKLMEEMPDLKLEEKTKKLRQASTAIVIYHLK